In the Deltaproteobacteria bacterium genome, CTGCCAGTCCGAGTGTCCGAAGGGCGTGTAGTTGATCATGATGTCTTCGGACGCGACGCCCTTGGACGTCAGAAAGGCCTCCAGGATCTTGTTGGTGGTGCGCGGGTAGACGTAGTCGGTGCCCGCCAGGACCCAGCGCTCTACGCTGCCGCCGTCCTCGCTCATGAGGTACTCCACCGCCGGAATGGCCTGCTGGTTCGGCGCCGCGCCGGTGTAGAAGACGTTCCTGGAGCTTTCCTCGCCCTCGTACTGGACGGGGTAGAACAGCAACCCGTTCAACTCCTCGAAGACCGGAAGCACCGACTTCCGCGACACCGAGGTCCAGCAGCCGAACACCACGTCCACCTTGTGCTTGGACAGCAGCTCGCGCGCCTTTTCCGCGAACAGCGGCCAGTTGGAGGCCGGATCCACCACCACGGCCTCCACCTTCTTGCCCAGAAGGCCGCCCTTCTTGTTGAGGTCGTCCACCATCATCAACACGGTGTCCTTCAGCGTGGTTTCGCTGATGGCCATGGTGCCGGACAGCGAATGCAGCACGCCGACCTTGATGGTGTCGGCGGCTTGGACCGTCTGGGCCGCGAACAGGGCGGCCAGGGCCGCCATCGGCAATAATCGCAATAACCTTGCGGGCTTGTTCAGAGACTTTCGCATGAGATCCCCCTTGGTGTGATTTGTGAGAGGGGAATCGCAACATGCGTGCCAAATGCCCAAGTGCCGGTGCCGGGGGGCTCAAACGTCCGTAAACAGGCGGCTTGCGCCGTAGCGGCGGGGCAGGGGCCGGCCCGGTGCGCAGGCCGGCGCCGCTATCCAGAATCTAGGCAACTGTTCAGAAGTTGGGCAGGCGGTCGGGGCTCATGAACCGGCGCCGGGGTCCCGAAGCCGCAGCCCCTTGGCGGCACAGAACCGCACCACTTCGCCTTCCAGCGCCTCGATGCCGTTGCAGGGGACGATCACCGAGGAGGTCCGGTGGTCCAGGGCGCCGCCGGCGAGGCGGTCGGACCACCCGCCGGAGCCCCCAAGCACGTAGATGGGCCGGCCGTGGATCCATCCGAAGCAGAGTTCCGAGAGGGTGCCGGCGCCGCCGCCGACCGCGACGATGAAGTCGCCGGCCAAGGCCGTCAGCACGTTGCGCGCGTGGCCCAGGCCGGTGGGGATGACGACATCGCAGTAAGGGTTGGCCGAGCGTGCGTCGGTGCCGGGCATGATGCCTACGGTGAGGCCGCCGGCGCGGGCGGCGCCCCGGCCGGCCGCTTCCATGACGCCGCCGCGGCCGCCGGTGACCAGGGTGACGCCGCGTCGCGCGAGCATCTCGCCGGCCTGCTCGGCCAGATCGAGGTTGTCGTAGGAGGCGTCCGAGTCCCCGATCAGGGATGCTTGCGCGAAGCGTCCGGCGCCGGTGGTCATGAGTCTCGCGCGGCCCCGGCCGTTCAGTCCAGCAGGTAGCCGAACTTCTCGCGCGCCTTGCGGACCACGTCCGGGGCGGGCGCGTTCACCTTGGGATACTTGTCGAACCACTCGTAGGGACGGCAGGCGTCCACCACCACGCGGGAGTTGGTGAGGTCCTGGACCTTGCGCTGATCCGGCGTCACCCGCGGATCGGCGGGTGAGGTGCGCATCCTGCGCAGGATCTCGATGGAAGTCTCGGGATCGGTGCGGGTGAGCATGGCCCAGATCAGCTCGTCCAGGTTGGACACGTCGACGTCGTCGTCCACCACGATGACGAACTTGCAACCGTACACCACCGAGCCGCAGGACGACGCCAGCACGCCCGCCTGCCGCGCGTGGCCGGGGTAGCGCTGCTTGATGCCGATGCCGTGCAGCAGGCGCGAGGCGCCGACCTCGTGGCACCACACCTGGGAGACGTCGGGAACGCCGGCGTTGTTCAACTCGTGCTTGAGCATGGCCGAGCGCATGATGGCGCGGTAGCGGGCCATCTCGTCGGAACCGGCGCCCAGCGGCG is a window encoding:
- a CDS encoding transporter substrate-binding protein encodes the protein MAALAALFAAQTVQAADTIKVGVLHSLSGTMAISETTLKDTVLMMVDDLNKKGGLLGKKVEAVVVDPASNWPLFAEKARELLSKHKVDVVFGCWTSVSRKSVLPVFEELNGLLFYPVQYEGEESSRNVFYTGAAPNQQAIPAVEYLMSEDGGSVERWVLAGTDYVYPRTTNKILEAFLTSKGVASEDIMINYTPFGHSDWQ
- a CDS encoding TIGR00725 family protein, with protein sequence MTTGAGRFAQASLIGDSDASYDNLDLAEQAGEMLARRGVTLVTGGRGGVMEAAGRGAARAGGLTVGIMPGTDARSANPYCDVVIPTGLGHARNVLTALAGDFIVAVGGGAGTLSELCFGWIHGRPIYVLGGSGGWSDRLAGGALDHRTSSVIVPCNGIEALEGEVVRFCAAKGLRLRDPGAGS